GGGTCGATTTCTATATTAATTTCCTTTGAGAAATCAAGGTTGAAAGAGGAAACGATCTTGTCGAACAGTTTTTCAAAAAGTTTGGGGCTAATTTTTGTTGGGGTGCCTCCTCCAAAATGTAGTTGAGTTACCCTGCGCTTAGAACCAATGAATTCACAAACAAGATCGATCTCTTTCATTAGGGTATTTACGTATTTTAATTCTACTTCGGGGTTCCTATTAAGGACCACAGAGCAAGCACAGTACAAACACATTGTCCTGCAAAAAGGGATATGAAAATACAGAGATAACGGAGCTTCTTTTCTTTTATCTAATTCTTGCAAGGCCTCTTCTGCTGAAATAGAAGAATTGCAATCGAACCATTCAGGTATGGTTGGGTAACTGGTATAACGAGGAGCAGGCCCTTGGAGGCCTTTAAGAAAATTAAAATTGATTCCGAACATAATCTATTAAGGCTAAAACATTTTCTAGTGGGGTTTCTGGAAGGATTCCATGGCCTGTATTCAGGATGTAGTTTGGGAAGTTTTTTATTTTTTGGAATTGAGGAGCAAAAAACCTCAATAGGTCTTGCTTAGGTAATAATAGAAGAGCTGGATCTATGTTGCCTTGGTAAGAAATGTTTTTATCGTTTTCGGTAAGCACTTCCTCTATAGGCTTGTGCCAATCGATACTGAGAGCTGTTGCTCCAGTTTGTTTTAGACTGTCGATAAAGAAAGATGAATTTCGACAGAAAAGAACCACGGGAACTTTTAGGTGTTGTAGCTTTTCTATAAGTTTGGTGTTAATTTCTATTACATATTTTTGAAAAAGATCTTTGGGTAATCGATGAGAGGTAGAATCAAACAATTGGATGACATCTACTCCGGCTCGCACTTGACCCTCTAGATAAGAAACGATCGCAGAACTCAAGGTTTTCATGAGAGTAAGAAAAAACTCTGGTTGTTCATACCAGGTTTTGGCTGCCTTGTTAAAATCTTTAGAGGAGCCACCCTCCAGTAGGTAGGAGGCTAGCGTGAAAGGAGATGCAGAGAACCCGATGAGAGGAACTTTTAAGGAGCGTTTTAATTCAGAGATGGCTTTGTATAGGTAAGAAAAAGTTTCTTTCGGATCTTCTGTAAAAGTTAAAGGTTTTTCTGTTGAAAAGTTGATGACAGGGCCTGGGGAAAATTTATAGGGGATATTGAAGCCATCGAGAATAGAGAGAATGTCTGCAAAAATTATTGCTGCATCTGTTTGCAAAATTTGAGGGCCTAGAAGGGTTGCTTGTACGATTGTTTCTTCGTCGTGGAAGATAGAAAACAAATCACGGTTTTTCTTTAACCGTTGGTACTCAGGCATATACCGCCCCACCTGTCGCATAAACCAAATAGGTGTAGAGGATGCTTTCTGTGATAGAGCGTCAAGGAAGGTAGACATAAAACCCTCGGCTGAAAAATTTGTTTAGCTCTATCCCGTTAGGAATTTCAAGAAGAAGAGGCTTCTTCTGATAAGGAACTTTCTAAGGGAAAGGCCATACCTATAGCTTTAACGACATCTGAAAACAACTCTTCAGGGTCGGGGGACAGACTGAAGGGCAAAGTCTTGCGAATTTCTTCAGACTTTCCATGCTTCTGGACCACAAATAGAGTGTTTGATGTCGCTTTGATTATGGAAAAGTTGTTTTTTACAGCGAAAAGACGAATCTTTGCAAGAACAAATAGCAGCTCTATGGAGGTATCATAAGGGCCGAAGCGATCTCTTAACTCTTCCTTAATTTCGTCAAGGTCTTCATCGGTTTCTGCATTACCGATTTTTTGATAGAATTCTATTCTTATCGTGGCTGATGGAACGTAGCTTTCTGGGATGGAGGAGTTGTAGGGGAATTCTATTTTGACATCATCACCAAAGATTCCCTGGGTTTTGTTTTTCTTGAGATTTTTCACAGCTTTTTTGAGTAGTTTACAGTAGAGGTTGAAGCCAATGGAAGTAATGTGTCCTGATTGATCTGTTCCTAAGATGTTCCCCGCTCCGCGGATTTCGAGGTCTTCCAGGGCGATTTTCATTCCGCCCCCATATTCTTGTTTATTGAGAGCTTCCAATCTTTTTGCTGCTCTACTTGATAAAATTTCTGCATTTGCAACCATGAAGTAGCAGTAGGCTTTTTTGTTCCATCGACCTACGCGTCCTTTCATTTGGTAGAGGTCTGCCATACCGAACTTATCTGCATTATCAATAAGTATTGTATTAGCATTAGGAATGTCTATACCATTCTCTATTAGAGCCGTTGCCACCAAGACGTTAGTTGTTCCTGCTTTAAAATTTTCGAAGATTTTTGTGAGTTCTTCGGAATTCATTTGACCATGAGCTACGGAAATTTTAGCTTCGGGAATTAATGTGCGGATATTTTCTGCTAAAGAAAAGATTGTTTCTATCCGATTGTGAATAACATAGGCTTGGCCTCCTCGAAGGAGCTCATGTTTGATAGCTGCTTGAATAGTTTCGTCTTTTTTTTCTACGACGAAAGAGCTCACAGGAAGGCGATCATAGGGAGGGACGGTTATGACCGATAAGTCACGAGCTCCAGACAGAGACATGTACAGGGTTCTAGGAATGGGAGTAGCCGATATTGTAAGACAATCAATGTCTGGGTGTAGTTGTTTCAGGTGTTCCTTGACCTTTACTCCGAAACGTTGTTCTTCGTCAATGATTAGCAGCCCAGGGTTTTTAAAAGAAACGTCTTTGCCGATCACTCGATGAGTGCCTATTAGGATATCTATTTCCCCGGCACCCACCTGATTTAATAATTGCCTTGTATTTTTGGTTCCCGAAAATCGGCAGAGGACACCTATTTTTATAGGGAGATCGCTCATCCTTTGACAAAAGGTTTCGTAATGCTGGAGAGCTAAAATGGTTGTGGGAACCATGACAATAACTTGTTTGCCCCCATCGCAAACAGCCTTTACAGCTGCGCGCATAAGAACTTCTGTTTTTCCAAAGCCTGCGTCACCACAGATTAGGCGGTCCATGACTTTGTCGGAAAGCATATCAGAGTAAATACTATCTATAGCTTTCAGTTGATCAGGAGTTTCTTCATAAGGGAAAGACTCCTCAAACTTTCTTACATTCTCGCCATTTGGGGGATAAATGAAGGCTGGTAGGGTGGTTCTTTCTGCCTCTAGCTTCAATAATTTTTCCGCATAAGCGATTAAAGATTTTTCTGTAAGATCTCTACAGCGTTTCCATTTAGAGCTGTTTAAATCATGTAAGTCGGGAGATTTCTCTGAAGAGCCTACATATTTGGATATAAGAAAAGCTTGGTCAGAGGGAACATATAACTTTGCTTTGTTGGCATACTCTATCACCATGTAATCTGTTTCTACGTTTTGGTGATTGGGTTTTCTTTCAACACCTAAAAACTTTCCTATACCGTTCTGCAAATGAACGACAGTGTCTCCTGGTAAAGGAACGTATACTTCTTCAGTTGAAGAAGAGAAGTAACTGCGTTGTTTTTGTCTACGCAAGATTTTCTTATGAGAAAATTCTGACAATGAGATGGCTGCAAAGCCTCCTTCGGGGAAAAAGAATCCAGAAGATAAAGTTCCTTCTCGGGTGCATACAGAAAATTTTTGTGCAGAGGCTTGTAAAAGCGTTGCAGATTCTGTAAGAGTCTTCCCTTTTGCTCCATAGACACAAATGGACGGAGAGAGACCTTCTTGAAGAGAGGGAACAAAATCTTCCAAGTACTTTGCATAAGAGGCTAGAGCATTAGTATTTTCTTCGCTGCTGATGAATTCTTGATCTATTTTCAAAAAAGGAGAAGCGACTCTTTTTATTGAAAAGGTAGAAGCTAATATTTCTATGGAACTTTTATTTAGGGTTTCTTGGGATAAAACCTGTGATGATAAAAAGAGTTTAGGATTGCTTGCAATATTGTTCCATAGCTCGTCAATGGCAAGAAATTGTTTTTTATGAGTTCTGAATACGCCAACTTGATTTGCATAATCTGATTCCAATTCCATAATCTCATCGAAAACGTACAAAGATTGGGAATCAAAATAATCTGTTAATGCCCCAGAAAAGTTTTCTCTGGAGAAATCATTGGCGGGAGTAATATTAACGTTTGAGATTTTACCAGTAGAAAGCTGGCTTTTAGGGTCGTAGATCCTTATGGAAGATAAAGTTTCTCCCCAAAATTCTAGACGTACAGGTTCTGTGGAAGACAGGGGAAATATATCTACGATACCCCCGCGGAAAGCAAACTCACCTTTTTCTATAGCTAAGCTCGAATGTTGATATCCTAGTTCTTTTAGAAGATCTATAACGGTTTCCGAACTAATTTCATCATTGATGGAGAGAGTAATGTATCGAGAAGCCGATTCTTTGGGAGTTGGGGTTTTTTCTAAAATGGCTTTTAGTGTTGTAAGACAAAAGGTGGGGCTGTTTTTTTCTGATAAGGTGTGAAGAAGAGAATCTCTTTTTCCTACGGCGTCAACGTTTACCCATTTCAAAGACAAATCAATCTCTGAAGAAGGAAACTCTTCTGGAGGCTGCCCCAAGAACGTTTCAATATTTCCTAGAAGGTCATCAAAACGTTGTTGAGTTGTTACGACAACTATAGAGTCGCGTCTATCATAAAAGAGTTTTGTTGTCAGGAACGCAACAGCTCCTGAGCCAATATTTTCTATAACTAAAGACTTCCCTTCTTTAAAGTCTTCTTGACAATGGGAGAAGAAGGGTGTGTTTATTTGCTTTGGGTTAAGATCCATTGTTGTACGGTCGAAATAATGTCTTCTGGCTGAGGCTGTTTGGGAGAGCTTCCTTGGGAACAGTTAGCTTTGCCCCCACATTTTCCTCCTAGAGGGAGAAGGATGGTATGTAGTAAAGAGTTTGCATGAAAGCCTTCAGCTACGAGATTGTCAGATATTTTTATTAAAATGGTGTTTTTCTCTCCTTTGCTTGTTGTGAGAATGGAGACAAGGTTTGAGGGGGTTTTGTGGTGAAGCTTGTCTGCATAGGTTCTAATGGCATGAGCATAATTAGAATCTATCTCATGGATAATAAGAGAGATTTTTTCTTCAATTTTACTAGATTTTAGGTGTTCGATGTCTTGAAGAATGAAAAGATCTTCTAGTTTTTTTATGGTTTCTTTGGCTTCAGAAAGTTCTTTGTAAAGATTGTCCAACTTTATTTCCAAAGAGTCCTCGGGAGTTTGTAGTTTTTTCGATAAGGAAGCTAATAAATCTTCCTTCCTTCTCAAAAACTTTAAGGCTTCTTCTCCAGATATAGCTTCTATACGACGAATTCCCGTTCCTACGGCCTGCTCTTTAACGATAAGGAAAGCACCTATGCATCCAGTAGACTTTGCATGAGTTCCTCCACAAAGTTCCTTGGAGAACTCCATGTCAACGACGCGTACGACATCGCCATATTTATCCCCGAAGAACTGCTTGATTTCAGAACAATGGATAACATCGCTGTATAGAGATTCGCGGACGTTGATTTCTAGATTCTCTTGAATCTTTTCGTTAACGATGTCTTCAATAGCTCTGAGATCTTTTTTAGTTAGCGCTTGATGGTGAGTGAAATCCAAACGAATTTTGGATTCGTCAACGTATGAGCCTGCTTGGCGCACGTGAGACCCAAGAACCACTTCTAAAGCTTTATGAAGTAGATGGCAAGAGGAGTGATTAGCGCAAATTTTCAATCTTCTTCCGCGATTAACTTGAGCCGTTATGGCTTCACGAACAGATAAAGAACCTGTGGTCATTTTGCCCTTATGTACTATAATATTTGCTCGTGGAGACTGAGTGTCCTCTACAAAGAAAGATCCCGAAGAAGAAAAAATTTCTCCTTGGTCTCCAACTTGCCCTCCTTTTTCTGAGTAGAAGGGAGTCTGAGAAAGGATAATTTCTCCTTGTTCTCCTTCAGTCAATGAATCAACAGGTTTGCCGTCTTTGAGCAAGCAAAGGATAAAACTTTCAGAAGAAGTGGTTTCGTACCCGCAAAATGTAGAAGAAAAATCAGAATCTAAAAGTTCATAGGAGGAACTGAGATCTACTTTGGTTTTTCCTGCAGATTTTCTAGAGAGATCGCGGGATTGTTGATCCAGAAGAGAGAAAGCCTCTACATCTACAGAAATGTTGTGGTCTTTAGCCATCAGACAAATTTCATCTAAGGGCAAGCCGTAAGTATCCTTCAATTTGAAAGCATCTTCTCCTGAGATGATCCCTTTAGATTGAGAGTGAGCAATAATTTTTTGGAAGAGAGTTCCCCCACGGTTTAGAGTCCGCAAATAATTTTCCTCTTCCCCTGTTAGAACATTACAGATGTGGTTTTCAGCCTCTTTTAATTCTGGGTAAGCATCACCCATGACCTCTATGAGGGAAGGGATAATTTCTCCGAGGAAAGGGTTATTAAAACCGATTAGTTTTCCATAGTTGACAGCTCGTCGAAGAATTTTTCTTAGAACATATCCCCTATCTACGTTTCCTGGAAGCAATCCATCAGCGATGGCAAAGGATAGGGAACGAACATGGTCAGCGATCACCCGGAAAGGGGCTCCTTGGTTAGAGGGAGAGTAGTTTTTGTTAGATAGGCGTTCGATTTTTTCTATAATGTGCCTCAGGACATCTGTTTCAAAGACAGAAGAAGTGCCAGCAAGGAGAGAAACTAGGCGCTCCAATCCAGCTCCTGTATCAATATTTTTTTTAGGCAGCGGGGTTAATGAACCTTCTTTGGCACGATTAAATTCCATGAAAACTAGGTTCCAGTATTCCAAGAAGCGTTCGCCTTCGGGGTCATGTTCTGGAGAGCTTGCTGAGCCAAAAGAATTTCCTCTATCGAAGAGAAGTTCCGAACAAAAGCCGCAAGGACCAGTATCTGCCATAGACCAGAAATTATCTTTATCTTGAAGACGGACTATTCTTTCTGTAGGTAAATATTTTTCCCAAAGAGAAAAAGCCTCGTCATCTTTCTCGTGCACAGTGGCCCAAATTTTCTCAGGATCAAAGTTAAAAACAGAGAGAGATGCTTCCCAAGCAAAAGAGATGACTTCCTTTTTGAAGTAATCACCGAAGGAAAAATTTCCTAGCATTTCAAAGAAAGTTAGGTGTCTTGAAGTATGTCCGACATTTTCCAGATCATTATGTTTTCCGCCTGCTCGAATACATTTTTGAGAGGTAGACACTCTGGTATAGTCAGTGTTTTCTTTGTTTAGAAAAATGTTTTTAAATTGGTTCATCCCTGCATTGATGAAAAGTATAGAGGGGTCGTTATGAGGAAAAACTGGAGACGAAGGGAGGAGAACGTGTCCTCTATTTTTAAAAAATTCTAAAAATCGAGCACGAATAGTGTTACTTAGCATAGCAATAACATTCTTTAGTTACATTTTCGAAAGAAGAGATGAATCTTCAGAAGGGCATTATACTTGTAAGATGTTTTTATATCGCTTGTTTCTTTGCTGTAGGAAGTTTTTTCGTTGCTTGCTTTTTGCAGAGTGATTTTTTATGATCCAAAGATTTCATCTTCTGCTTTGATGTGGAAATAGTTGTTTGCAGCTTGTCTTCGTTGAGCTCGTGCTTGCGAGTTTTTTTATTTTTTCTATTCATTGCAGAGTGTGGGGGCGTTGATAAGCAGGAGAAAATACGAAAGACAGAAAAACTTTCAAGAAAGACGTATCTTTCGATTTCTTGAAAAATTTTTGCTTTTGTTGGTTATGTAGAATAGGTTCTGGATTTGTAGAGCAAAGTAAAGGGTTCTTTCTTTTAAGGATAGGTGGGTATGGTTATCAAGGAATTAGATACTGATATTTTAGAAAAAATTTCGGGGTCTATTAAGCAGCTAAGTATTGAGGCTATTCAAAAAGCCGGTTCTGGACATCCAGGGATGCCTTTAGGATGTGCGGAATTAGCGGCTTACCTTTTCGGCTTTGTGCTAAAACATAACCCTAAAAATCCGAAGTGGATCAATAGAGACAGGTTTGTTTTATCTGCAGGACATGCTTCGGCTCTCCTCTATTCTTGTCTTCATCTAGCTGGATATAACGTTTCTATGGAAGATTTGCAGCATTTTCGACAGCTGCATTCTAAGACTCCCGGACATCCAGAATTTGGTCATACTGAAGGAGTGGAAGCCACTACAGGGCCTTTAGGGCAAGGCGTTGGTAATGCTGCCGGGATGGCTTTGAGCATGAAAATAATGGCCGCAAAGTTTAATCGCCCGGGCTTCCCCATTTTTACGGGAAAGGTTTATTGCCTTGCTGGAGATGGATGCTTTATGGAGGGCATAAATCATGAAGTTTGTAGTTGGGCTGGGAGGATAGGGTTAGACAACTTGGTCCTCATATACGATTACAATGGTATTGTTCTCGATGGATCTATGGAGGAAGTTTCTTGTGAAGACGTAAAAGCTCGTTTTCAGGCTTATGGATGGGAAGTTTTTGAAATAGACGGATATGACTTTCATGGGATGAAAAAAGTTTTTGATGTAGCCAAACACGGCGTTGGTAAGCCCATATTGATTATAGCTAGAACAATTATAGGGCATGGGTCGCCAAAGGCTGGCAGCAACAAAGCGCACGGGGCCCCTTTGGGAGAGGACGGCGTTGCTGAGACCAAAAGGTTCTGGAATTTGGCTGAGGATAAGTTTTTTATTCCTCGAGCCGTAGAGCAATTCTTTTCCAATAAGCTTCAAGAGGACAAGAAATTAGAAGAAGAGTGGACAGATACTGTTCGGGTATGGTCGAAACATTTTCCAGAGCTCCATAAAGAGTTTTTGAGTTTTGTTGAAAGAGGGTTGCCAGAAAACTTAGAACAAAAATTAGCAGATGTAGAGGCTCCTGAAGCCGTTTCAGGAAGAGTTATTTCAAATAAGATTTTGCAAGTGTTGTCAAAGGAGATTCCTAATTTAATAGGAGGATCTGCAGATCTTTCCAGTTCAGACGGAACCTTCCTCTCCAACGAGGATGTCATTGGAATAGGAGGTTTTTTGGGAAAGAACATCAAATATGGAGTCCGGGAGTTTGGAATGGGAGCTGTTATGAATGGCTTGGCTTCTACGAAACTTTTCCGCCCCTATGGGGGAACATTCTTAGTTTTTTCGGACTATCTAAGAAACGCTATTCGCTTAGCAGCTCTTTCCAAATTGCCTGTAATTTATCAATTCACACACGACTCTATCCTCATAGGGGAAGATGGACCTACGCATCAGCCAGTAGAACACATTATGTCTCTACGAGCCATTCCTGGGTTGCGAGTGTTTAGGGCTGCTGATGCTAATGAAGCAAAGGTTGCTTGGCTTTCTGCTTTGAAATATGAGGGACCAACGGCATTGATTTGGTCTAGACAAAATTTGCCCACCTTAGAAGAGACTAACAGGCCTTTTTCTGAGGGAGCATCAAAAGGAGGATATGTCCTCATAAAGGAAAAGCGAACCCCCGACTATACTTTTTTTGCTACAGGATCAGAGGTGCATTTAGCTGTAGAGGTGGCGCATGAGCTATCTAGACTGGGCAAGAGCGTCCGAGTGGTTTCTATGCCTTGTTGGGAAATTTTTGAAGAACAGGATGATTCTTATAAAAATTCTGTAGTGGGAGGAGATTTGGGGAAAAGAGTCTCTATAGAAGCTGGTAGTAGCTTGGGCTGGTTTAAGTACATTGGAACAGACGGTATTGCTCTCAGTGTAGAAAGTTTTGGCCTTTCAGGATCTCCTAAGCAGGTTGCCGAAGAATTCGGCTTTACTGTTCATGGAGTTCTCGAGCAGTTGCTGGTTTAACAGACGGTTCCTTTATAGCGGTGATCTAGTAGTCGGAGTCTTTTGATCCTCCAGAATCTAGATCATCAGCTTCTCCAACCTCCATGTGAGGTAAGTCCCCTTTGCTAGAGGCTTTCTTGTTGAGTAATTCTTCTAGTCTATGAAGGGTAGAGATTCCTTTAGAGATGTGGTCTTCTGTGTATGTCTTAAGAACAAAAGAGCTACTCTGTTTGGTTTTTATTCCTTCTTTGCGTAAGGGTAAATCTGAGATCAGTAGAAGGGCCCCTATAGGAAAATTTCTTCTATACCCAGCGGCAAATAAAGTTGCACACTCCATTTCTGCAGTCTGAGCTTTTGTTTCATAAAGCCTTTTGCGGAACTCTTTATTAAATTCCCAAAAACGAACATTTGTTGTGTGGGTTATCCCGATGTGATAATGAGCTTTGCTTTCTTCCAGAATTTCAGTAGTGGCCTTCTGTACAACAAAGTTGGCAAGAGCTGGAACTTCTGGGGGGAAGTAGGCATCAGAAGTGCCTTCTCCTCGAATACTAGCGACTGGGACAAAGTAATCTCCGACATTATAGTGAGATCGAAGCCCCCCGCACATGCCTAACATTAAGCTGGCTCTAGTGTTTGGTAAGAACGAACATAGGTCTACAGTTAAAGCTGCGCCAGGAGATCCCAGCTTAAAATCCAGTATGGAAATTCGTTGATCAGGAGCATGTGCCGCGGAAAACATAGACCCTTCAGTAATAGGGGTTTGGAACATTTTAGCGAAGACGCGAATATAGTAGGAAAAATTTGTTAATAGTAGGAAAGGGCAGAAGTCTTGAATATCTGACCCAGAGTAACGTTCTAAAGTATCTCTGGCTATCTTTTCTTCATGTTTTCTATCATCAAGATCGTTTTCTGATAACACCGAGTTCACCTTGCATGCTTCGAGGTTTTCCTCAGAATACAGAATTAATTATTTTCTGAGACTAGTTTTCTCTGACATTCTTCTGGACAAAGCTTCGCGTTCAGGAGTAAAATCTAGCACCGATAAAGAAACGGAAGTTGATACTATGGTACGTGTAAGCACGAGTGATTTTAGAGTAGGCCTAAGAATAGAGATAGATGGGCAGCCATACTTGATATTGCAGAATGATTTTGTTAAGCCGGGGAAGGGACAGGCTTTTAACCGTATTAAAGTAAAAAATTTTTTGAACGGAAGGGTCATAGAGAAAACTTTCAAATCCGGGGAAACTGTTGAAACAGCGGATGTCAGAGAACAGCAGATGAGATTGCTATACACGGATCAAGAAGGCGCAACCTTCATGGATGATGAAAGTTATGACCAGGAGACAGTGTTCTGGGAAAAACTAGAGAGTATCAGGCAGTGGTTGTTGGAAGACTCTATCTATACCCTTGTCAGGTACAATGATGAAATTATTGCTGTTGAACCCCCTATATTCATGGAATTGACCATAGTAGAAGCGGCTCCGGGAGTGCGAGGGGATACCGCGTCAGGCAGAGTTTTGAAGCCAGCAGTAACAAATACAGGGGCTAAAGTAATGGTTCCCATTTTCATTGAAGAAGGAGAACTTATTAAAGTCGATACTCGAACGGGCAGTTACGAATCTAGAGTCTCTAAGTAGGTTCTTGTCTAAAAATAGATGGTTTCGTAGAGTGCGGGGTATGAAAAAGAAAGTGTTGATAGCCTCAGAGGAGGCGCTCCTTCTTCGAAAGCTTCGTGATCGAGGGGTTCAAAGAGAAGAGCAGGAAGCAGTAAAACGGGATGCTTGGGTTAAAAAGCTCATAGAAATGGCTCCGCCTTCACTAAGGGATATTGACGCCTCCACCCTGGCCGATGGTAAAGACATCCCGCCAAGCGTGTTGGATCATATTGTTACGAAACTCTTGGAAGAGGGAGTGTAGAGCGGCCTCTCTTCAGATTAAAACTGTAGTTCATAAGAGGACTCTTGTTCCAGTTTCAGTGGAGAATGCTTCTTTCGTAGGCCTTTTATCATTACGGTAGTGGATCGACAGCTTTGATCGTTAAGGTCTATTACATTAAATCGTGCGTTTTTTCTGTCAGATATAGATCCTGAATTTAAAATCAAATTAGGATAATGGTCTTTGCAGCTATAGACGGCGGCAGAGTGGTCGTGTCCGTGTATGTAGATTTTTGCGTTAGGATATTTCTTCAACATATTTTGTAGCAGTTTCCCATTGATGAGGTCGTGGTAAGGTCTGTTCGTTGCTAGCAAAGGGTAGTGGTTGGCTATAATTACTTTTTCCTCAGGAGGGATATTTAAAAAGAAATTTTCTAACACAGAAATTTGCATAAGATCTACTTTTCCATGAGAAGTCATCCATCCATTGGGATACGAGCAATCTA
This is a stretch of genomic DNA from Chlamydiifrater phoenicopteri. It encodes these proteins:
- a CDS encoding AMP nucleosidase, which codes for MLSENDLDDRKHEEKIARDTLERYSGSDIQDFCPFLLLTNFSYYIRVFAKMFQTPITEGSMFSAAHAPDQRISILDFKLGSPGAALTVDLCSFLPNTRASLMLGMCGGLRSHYNVGDYFVPVASIRGEGTSDAYFPPEVPALANFVVQKATTEILEESKAHYHIGITHTTNVRFWEFNKEFRKRLYETKAQTAEMECATLFAAGYRRNFPIGALLLISDLPLRKEGIKTKQSSSFVLKTYTEDHISKGISTLHRLEELLNKKASSKGDLPHMEVGEADDLDSGGSKDSDY
- the hemE gene encoding uroporphyrinogen decarboxylase; this encodes MSTFLDALSQKASSTPIWFMRQVGRYMPEYQRLKKNRDLFSIFHDEETIVQATLLGPQILQTDAAIIFADILSILDGFNIPYKFSPGPVINFSTEKPLTFTEDPKETFSYLYKAISELKRSLKVPLIGFSASPFTLASYLLEGGSSKDFNKAAKTWYEQPEFFLTLMKTLSSAIVSYLEGQVRAGVDVIQLFDSTSHRLPKDLFQKYVIEINTKLIEKLQHLKVPVVLFCRNSSFFIDSLKQTGATALSIDWHKPIEEVLTENDKNISYQGNIDPALLLLPKQDLLRFFAPQFQKIKNFPNYILNTGHGILPETPLENVLALIDYVRNQF
- the tkt gene encoding transketolase encodes the protein MVIKELDTDILEKISGSIKQLSIEAIQKAGSGHPGMPLGCAELAAYLFGFVLKHNPKNPKWINRDRFVLSAGHASALLYSCLHLAGYNVSMEDLQHFRQLHSKTPGHPEFGHTEGVEATTGPLGQGVGNAAGMALSMKIMAAKFNRPGFPIFTGKVYCLAGDGCFMEGINHEVCSWAGRIGLDNLVLIYDYNGIVLDGSMEEVSCEDVKARFQAYGWEVFEIDGYDFHGMKKVFDVAKHGVGKPILIIARTIIGHGSPKAGSNKAHGAPLGEDGVAETKRFWNLAEDKFFIPRAVEQFFSNKLQEDKKLEEEWTDTVRVWSKHFPELHKEFLSFVERGLPENLEQKLADVEAPEAVSGRVISNKILQVLSKEIPNLIGGSADLSSSDGTFLSNEDVIGIGGFLGKNIKYGVREFGMGAVMNGLASTKLFRPYGGTFLVFSDYLRNAIRLAALSKLPVIYQFTHDSILIGEDGPTHQPVEHIMSLRAIPGLRVFRAADANEAKVAWLSALKYEGPTALIWSRQNLPTLEETNRPFSEGASKGGYVLIKEKRTPDYTFFATGSEVHLAVEVAHELSRLGKSVRVVSMPCWEIFEEQDDSYKNSVVGGDLGKRVSIEAGSSLGWFKYIGTDGIALSVESFGLSGSPKQVAEEFGFTVHGVLEQLLV
- the efp gene encoding elongation factor P translates to MVRVSTSDFRVGLRIEIDGQPYLILQNDFVKPGKGQAFNRIKVKNFLNGRVIEKTFKSGETVETADVREQQMRLLYTDQEGATFMDDESYDQETVFWEKLESIRQWLLEDSIYTLVRYNDEIIAVEPPIFMELTIVEAAPGVRGDTASGRVLKPAVTNTGAKVMVPIFIEEGELIKVDTRTGSYESRVSK
- the alaS gene encoding alanine--tRNA ligase encodes the protein MLSNTIRARFLEFFKNRGHVLLPSSPVFPHNDPSILFINAGMNQFKNIFLNKENTDYTRVSTSQKCIRAGGKHNDLENVGHTSRHLTFFEMLGNFSFGDYFKKEVISFAWEASLSVFNFDPEKIWATVHEKDDEAFSLWEKYLPTERIVRLQDKDNFWSMADTGPCGFCSELLFDRGNSFGSASSPEHDPEGERFLEYWNLVFMEFNRAKEGSLTPLPKKNIDTGAGLERLVSLLAGTSSVFETDVLRHIIEKIERLSNKNYSPSNQGAPFRVIADHVRSLSFAIADGLLPGNVDRGYVLRKILRRAVNYGKLIGFNNPFLGEIIPSLIEVMGDAYPELKEAENHICNVLTGEEENYLRTLNRGGTLFQKIIAHSQSKGIISGEDAFKLKDTYGLPLDEICLMAKDHNISVDVEAFSLLDQQSRDLSRKSAGKTKVDLSSSYELLDSDFSSTFCGYETTSSESFILCLLKDGKPVDSLTEGEQGEIILSQTPFYSEKGGQVGDQGEIFSSSGSFFVEDTQSPRANIIVHKGKMTTGSLSVREAITAQVNRGRRLKICANHSSCHLLHKALEVVLGSHVRQAGSYVDESKIRLDFTHHQALTKKDLRAIEDIVNEKIQENLEINVRESLYSDVIHCSEIKQFFGDKYGDVVRVVDMEFSKELCGGTHAKSTGCIGAFLIVKEQAVGTGIRRIEAISGEEALKFLRRKEDLLASLSKKLQTPEDSLEIKLDNLYKELSEAKETIKKLEDLFILQDIEHLKSSKIEEKISLIIHEIDSNYAHAIRTYADKLHHKTPSNLVSILTTSKGEKNTILIKISDNLVAEGFHANSLLHTILLPLGGKCGGKANCSQGSSPKQPQPEDIISTVQQWILTQSK
- the mfd gene encoding transcription-repair coupling factor, with the protein product MDLNPKQINTPFFSHCQEDFKEGKSLVIENIGSGAVAFLTTKLFYDRRDSIVVVTTQQRFDDLLGNIETFLGQPPEEFPSSEIDLSLKWVNVDAVGKRDSLLHTLSEKNSPTFCLTTLKAILEKTPTPKESASRYITLSINDEISSETVIDLLKELGYQHSSLAIEKGEFAFRGGIVDIFPLSSTEPVRLEFWGETLSSIRIYDPKSQLSTGKISNVNITPANDFSRENFSGALTDYFDSQSLYVFDEIMELESDYANQVGVFRTHKKQFLAIDELWNNIASNPKLFLSSQVLSQETLNKSSIEILASTFSIKRVASPFLKIDQEFISSEENTNALASYAKYLEDFVPSLQEGLSPSICVYGAKGKTLTESATLLQASAQKFSVCTREGTLSSGFFFPEGGFAAISLSEFSHKKILRRQKQRSYFSSSTEEVYVPLPGDTVVHLQNGIGKFLGVERKPNHQNVETDYMVIEYANKAKLYVPSDQAFLISKYVGSSEKSPDLHDLNSSKWKRCRDLTEKSLIAYAEKLLKLEAERTTLPAFIYPPNGENVRKFEESFPYEETPDQLKAIDSIYSDMLSDKVMDRLICGDAGFGKTEVLMRAAVKAVCDGGKQVIVMVPTTILALQHYETFCQRMSDLPIKIGVLCRFSGTKNTRQLLNQVGAGEIDILIGTHRVIGKDVSFKNPGLLIIDEEQRFGVKVKEHLKQLHPDIDCLTISATPIPRTLYMSLSGARDLSVITVPPYDRLPVSSFVVEKKDETIQAAIKHELLRGGQAYVIHNRIETIFSLAENIRTLIPEAKISVAHGQMNSEELTKIFENFKAGTTNVLVATALIENGIDIPNANTILIDNADKFGMADLYQMKGRVGRWNKKAYCYFMVANAEILSSRAAKRLEALNKQEYGGGMKIALEDLEIRGAGNILGTDQSGHITSIGFNLYCKLLKKAVKNLKKNKTQGIFGDDVKIEFPYNSSIPESYVPSATIRIEFYQKIGNAETDEDLDEIKEELRDRFGPYDTSIELLFVLAKIRLFAVKNNFSIIKATSNTLFVVQKHGKSEEIRKTLPFSLSPDPEELFSDVVKAIGMAFPLESSLSEEASSS